Proteins encoded together in one Lachnospiraceae bacterium JLR.KK008 window:
- a CDS encoding IclR family transcriptional regulator produces the protein MDSEKNPVQSAGKIFQVMETLSEEGPCGLLELSHLLDMNKSTVHRLLNSLIYMGYVNQDETTLKYHMTLKIINLSGKILQKIDILSISQPYLRNLMEQTCETVHLVKRIGTDISYINKLEPINTGRSIQMASYVGMVSPLFCTGVGKAIMSTLPEKEVRTIWSNSDVAPRTQYTILHIDQLLHELELIRRRGYATDNEENEIGVRCIAVPVRDYTGKAEYAVSISAPSVRMSEERILQLSTLILVVSQQLSGELGFRE, from the coding sequence ATGGATAGCGAAAAGAATCCGGTTCAATCCGCAGGAAAAATATTCCAGGTCATGGAAACACTGTCTGAGGAAGGTCCCTGTGGCCTTTTGGAACTCAGCCATCTGCTGGATATGAACAAAAGTACCGTACACCGTCTGTTAAACTCTCTGATTTATATGGGGTATGTCAACCAGGATGAAACGACATTAAAATATCATATGACTCTGAAGATCATCAATCTCTCAGGCAAGATATTGCAGAAGATCGACATTTTATCAATCTCACAGCCTTATCTGAGAAATCTGATGGAGCAGACCTGTGAGACAGTACATCTTGTGAAACGAATCGGGACTGATATTTCCTATATCAATAAACTGGAACCAATCAACACAGGTCGCTCCATTCAAATGGCCTCCTATGTGGGAATGGTCAGTCCTCTGTTCTGTACCGGTGTGGGAAAGGCCATCATGTCTACCCTGCCGGAAAAAGAAGTTCGTACAATCTGGTCAAATTCCGATGTAGCGCCCAGAACACAATACACGATCCTCCACATAGATCAGCTTCTACATGAGTTGGAACTGATACGCAGACGCGGATATGCAACTGATAATGAAGAAAATGAAATCGGCGTTCGCTGTATTGCCGTACCAGTCAGAGATTATACCGGAAAAGCCGAGTATGCCGTCAGTATCTCCGCCCCCTCCGTCAGAATGTCGGAAGAACGGATTCTCCAATTATCAACTCTGATTCTTGTTGTCAGCCAACAGCTATCCGGTGAACTCGGTTTTCGTGAGTAA
- a CDS encoding D-2-hydroxyacid dehydrogenase, which translates to MKIVILERDSVGRDVDVSCYEKFGEVTAYANTVEKQVAERVMDADIVIGNKAPLNEETLREAANLKLICLFSTGYDCVDLDYCKKRGIKVANVVDYCTDAVSQHTFAMLFYLLEHLRHYDDYVKEGAYGAQERFSNFDLPFVELREKIWGIVGMGHIGQKVAAIARAFGCEVIFYSASGKSTCTDYRQVDLDTLLKTADFLSLHCPLSERTRGLIDKDALHKMKKTAVLLNVARGSVIVQSDLYWALQNGEIAAAGLDVLEKEPITSDNLLGRIQDSNKLLITPHMAWAATEARVRIVEEVYQNIEAYLQGRDRNIVSC; encoded by the coding sequence ATGAAAATTGTAATATTGGAACGGGACAGCGTCGGACGCGACGTGGATGTGAGCTGTTACGAAAAATTTGGCGAGGTGACAGCATATGCCAATACTGTGGAAAAACAGGTGGCAGAGAGAGTGATGGATGCGGATATTGTGATCGGCAACAAGGCGCCTCTCAATGAAGAAACGCTACGGGAAGCGGCAAATCTTAAACTGATCTGTCTGTTTTCTACCGGATATGACTGTGTGGATTTAGATTACTGTAAAAAAAGAGGCATAAAAGTTGCCAATGTTGTAGATTATTGTACCGATGCGGTCAGTCAGCATACATTTGCCATGTTGTTTTACCTGCTGGAACATTTGCGTCATTATGATGATTATGTAAAAGAGGGTGCCTATGGCGCGCAGGAGCGGTTTTCTAATTTTGATCTGCCTTTCGTAGAGCTCCGTGAAAAAATATGGGGAATCGTCGGTATGGGACATATCGGTCAGAAAGTTGCCGCCATTGCCAGAGCGTTTGGGTGTGAAGTTATCTTTTATTCGGCTTCAGGTAAAAGCACGTGTACTGATTACAGACAGGTGGATCTGGATACCTTGCTGAAAACAGCGGATTTTCTTTCTCTTCATTGTCCATTGAGTGAGCGGACGAGAGGGCTGATCGACAAAGATGCGCTGCATAAGATGAAAAAGACGGCAGTCTTATTGAATGTGGCGAGAGGGTCGGTTATTGTGCAGTCAGATTTATATTGGGCGCTGCAAAATGGAGAGATAGCGGCGGCGGGGCTGGATGTGTTGGAAAAGGAGCCGATCACTTCGGACAACTTACTGGGAAGAATTCAGGACAGTAATAAATTATTGATCACGCCACATATGGCATGGGCAGCAACAGAAGCCAGAGTCCGTATCGTAGAAGAAGTATATCAGAATATTGAAGCATATTTGCAGGGCAGAGACAGAAATATTGTTTCTTGTTGA
- a CDS encoding 5'-methylthioadenosine/adenosylhomocysteine nucleosidase, whose product MNKIGIIGAMEIEVETLKSHMKITGTLEKASMNFLEGTLNDVSVVIVRSGIGKVNAGICVQILADVFHVTHIINTGVAGSLNASIDIGDIVVSTDTLYHDVDATGFGYPVGEVPQLGTLSFKADEQMASIARSSCEIVNPEIKVFEGRIVSGDQFVSSPDVKKSILGHFPDSLCTEMEGAAISHASWLNHIPFVIIRAISDKADDSAHMDYPTFEKQAAEHSAKLVEHMIAQL is encoded by the coding sequence ATGAACAAGATCGGTATCATCGGCGCGATGGAGATCGAAGTAGAGACTTTAAAAAGTCATATGAAGATCACAGGTACGCTGGAAAAGGCTTCCATGAATTTTCTGGAAGGTACTTTAAATGATGTTTCTGTCGTTATCGTCAGAAGCGGTATCGGAAAAGTCAACGCCGGCATCTGTGTCCAGATTCTGGCAGATGTTTTCCATGTCACACATATTATCAACACTGGCGTTGCCGGTTCCCTGAATGCTTCCATAGACATTGGGGACATTGTTGTCTCCACGGATACACTCTATCATGATGTAGATGCAACCGGTTTCGGTTATCCGGTCGGAGAAGTACCGCAGCTCGGCACACTCTCTTTCAAGGCTGACGAACAAATGGCATCTATTGCCAGATCCTCCTGCGAGATTGTCAATCCGGAGATTAAGGTGTTCGAGGGAAGAATCGTCAGCGGCGATCAGTTTGTCTCCAGCCCGGATGTAAAGAAAAGTATTCTCGGACATTTCCCGGACAGCCTTTGTACAGAAATGGAAGGTGCGGCAATTTCTCACGCCTCCTGGCTGAATCACATTCCCTTTGTCATCATTCGTGCGATTTCTGATAAGGCGGATGACAGCGCACACATGGATTACCCGACATTTGAGAAGCAGGCAGCCGAACATTCTGCAAAACTCGTGGAACATATGATCGCTCAGTTATAA
- a CDS encoding TIGR03905 family TSCPD domain-containing protein: MRYVPKGVCSKAIDIDVNNGVIQSVSFSGGCNGNLQGISSLVQGMKIEEAISRLKGIKCGYKSTSCPDQLAQALESILQSN; this comes from the coding sequence ATGAGATATGTGCCGAAAGGTGTCTGCTCTAAAGCGATAGATATTGATGTAAACAATGGTGTAATACAGTCCGTATCTTTTTCCGGAGGCTGCAACGGTAATCTTCAGGGGATTTCCAGTCTGGTACAGGGAATGAAGATCGAGGAAGCTATCTCCCGGTTAAAAGGAATCAAATGCGGCTATAAATCTACTTCCTGCCCCGACCAGCTTGCACAGGCGCTGGAATCCATACTACAGAGTAACTAG
- a CDS encoding SCP2 sterol-binding domain-containing protein, which produces MKINIYYGGRGLIDDPTLYVINKMQEVLEELRVTVVRFNLYEMKNSITTLPQTLKDVDGIILASTVEWHGIGGYMHQFLDACWLYGDKEKISQIYMCPIVMSTTYGEREGKLDLSVAWEILGGLPCSGICGYISDTVSLEMDKNYMKIIEKKAENMYRTINQKTAIFPASNQVIKQMVSVTKNIDLAPQELEQLSQYASDESYVQRQKEDIQELTDLFKGLLENQEKDEDISYVEDFERCFRPEPGIKAVYRFQIDDGEKIFIIEVDGPHFKCYYGNVAKADVDIKVSSDTMNDIVFSKMTFQKAFMSGNMKTKGDFKLLRALDQMFVFQ; this is translated from the coding sequence ATGAAGATCAATATATATTACGGAGGACGTGGTCTGATCGATGATCCGACACTTTATGTAATCAATAAAATGCAGGAAGTTTTAGAAGAGCTTCGTGTGACAGTTGTGCGATTTAATTTATATGAGATGAAAAACAGTATTACAACCCTGCCACAGACGCTGAAAGATGTGGACGGCATTATTCTGGCGTCAACGGTAGAGTGGCATGGTATCGGCGGATATATGCACCAGTTTTTGGATGCCTGCTGGTTGTATGGGGATAAAGAGAAGATCAGTCAGATTTATATGTGTCCGATAGTAATGTCTACCACGTATGGAGAACGGGAAGGAAAACTTGATCTCTCTGTTGCCTGGGAAATTTTGGGAGGATTGCCATGTAGTGGCATATGCGGATATATATCTGATACGGTCAGTCTTGAGATGGATAAAAATTATATGAAGATCATCGAAAAAAAGGCCGAAAATATGTATCGCACGATCAATCAAAAGACGGCAATATTTCCTGCCAGCAATCAGGTAATCAAACAGATGGTATCTGTGACGAAAAACATCGATCTGGCGCCGCAGGAATTGGAGCAGCTTTCTCAGTATGCGTCGGATGAAAGTTACGTGCAGAGGCAGAAGGAAGATATTCAGGAATTAACGGATCTGTTCAAAGGGCTGCTGGAGAACCAGGAGAAAGACGAAGACATTTCTTATGTGGAAGATTTCGAGCGGTGTTTCAGGCCGGAACCTGGTATTAAGGCAGTCTATCGATTCCAGATTGACGACGGAGAGAAAATTTTTATTATCGAAGTAGATGGACCACATTTTAAGTGTTATTATGGAAATGTTGCCAAAGCGGATGTTGACATAAAAGTAAGCAGCGACACGATGAATGACATTGTCTTCTCTAAAATGACATTTCAGAAAGCATTTATGAGTGGAAACATGAAGACGAAGGGAGATTTTAAACTTCTTCGTGCATTGGATCAAATGTTCGTATTTCAGTAA
- a CDS encoding bifunctional 4-hydroxy-2-oxoglutarate aldolase/2-dehydro-3-deoxy-phosphogluconate aldolase, which produces MNTVLEKIQKLGIVPVVVLNHVDEAVPVAKALCEGGLPVAEVTFRTDAAEESIRVIKQTFPQMLVGAGTVLTTEQAQRAVDAGAEFIVSPGFNPVVVKYCLEKGVPITPGCNNPSVMEAALELGLDVVKFFPAEASGGLKAIKAMAAPYVNLKFMPTGGINEDNINEYLAFPRIIACGGSWMVSSDLVKNKEFDKIAELTRKAVMTVLGFELKHIGINCKSEEEADGTADFFARAFGFAKKPGSSSVFAGSCVEAMKTPYLGAQGHIAIGTNNIERAVNYLSAVGIATDMETAKYKDGKMIAVYLKDEISGFALHLLQK; this is translated from the coding sequence ATGAACACAGTTTTAGAAAAAATCCAAAAATTAGGGATTGTCCCGGTCGTTGTGTTGAATCATGTAGATGAGGCAGTGCCGGTGGCGAAGGCGCTCTGTGAAGGAGGACTTCCGGTAGCGGAAGTTACGTTCCGTACTGATGCAGCGGAGGAATCCATTCGCGTGATCAAACAGACATTTCCGCAAATGCTCGTCGGCGCGGGAACGGTTTTGACGACGGAACAGGCGCAGAGAGCGGTAGATGCAGGGGCGGAATTTATCGTCAGTCCCGGGTTCAATCCTGTGGTAGTGAAATACTGTTTGGAAAAAGGCGTGCCGATAACACCGGGTTGTAACAATCCATCTGTGATGGAAGCAGCGCTTGAACTGGGACTGGATGTTGTCAAGTTTTTCCCGGCGGAGGCTTCCGGAGGCCTGAAAGCGATCAAGGCAATGGCGGCGCCCTATGTGAATTTAAAATTTATGCCGACAGGCGGGATCAATGAGGACAATATCAATGAATATCTGGCGTTTCCAAGGATTATTGCCTGTGGTGGAAGCTGGATGGTGAGCAGCGATCTTGTAAAAAATAAAGAGTTTGATAAAATAGCGGAACTGACAAGGAAGGCTGTGATGACGGTACTCGGTTTTGAATTAAAGCATATCGGCATAAACTGTAAGAGCGAGGAAGAAGCGGACGGGACAGCAGACTTTTTTGCCAGAGCATTTGGTTTTGCAAAAAAACCAGGAAGCAGTTCTGTCTTTGCCGGTTCCTGTGTAGAAGCGATGAAAACACCATATCTCGGAGCCCAAGGACATATCGCCATCGGTACGAACAACATTGAGAGAGCAGTCAATTATCTGAGCGCGGTCGGCATTGCGACAGATATGGAAACGGCAAAATACAAAGACGGTAAGATGATTGCCGTTTATTTGAAAGATGAAATTTCCGGTTTTGCATTACACTTGCTGCAAAAATAA
- a CDS encoding undecaprenyldiphospho-muramoylpentapeptide beta-N-acetylglucosaminyltransferase, with translation MRKIVLTGGGTAGHVTPNIALLPALKEANYEVHYIGSYNGIEKKLIEDYDIPYYGISTGKFRRYFDLKNFTDPIRIVKGYAEARKILKEINPDVIFSKGGFVSVPVVRAACSLDIPCIIHESDMTPGLANKLCIPVAKKVCCNFPETLQMLPEDKAVLTGSPIRAELRQGNRIAALDLCGFTANKPVIMVIGGSLGAASVNKVVREALPKLLEDFQIIHICGKEKVDNLLLNIPGYKQFEYVKSELKDLFALTDVVISRAGANAICELLALKIPNVLIPLSAKSSRGDQILNARSFESQGFSLVIDEDDLADSVLVEKVREVYCSRQIYIDAMGKSDQLSSIQSIMKLINETVS, from the coding sequence ATGAGAAAAATCGTCTTAACAGGCGGTGGAACTGCAGGTCATGTTACTCCAAATATTGCTCTCCTGCCTGCCTTGAAAGAAGCGAATTACGAAGTTCACTATATAGGTTCCTATAATGGTATTGAGAAAAAACTGATCGAAGACTACGACATTCCTTATTATGGTATTTCCACCGGAAAATTTCGCAGATATTTTGATCTTAAAAATTTTACGGATCCGATCCGAATCGTAAAAGGTTATGCCGAAGCAAGAAAGATCTTAAAAGAGATAAACCCGGATGTCATCTTTTCCAAAGGTGGTTTTGTATCTGTCCCCGTTGTGCGGGCAGCCTGTTCTCTTGATATTCCCTGTATCATCCACGAATCAGATATGACACCCGGTCTTGCCAATAAACTCTGTATTCCAGTGGCCAAAAAAGTGTGCTGTAATTTCCCGGAAACATTGCAGATGCTCCCGGAAGATAAGGCGGTTCTCACCGGTTCCCCGATCCGCGCAGAACTCAGACAGGGAAACCGTATCGCTGCTCTTGATTTATGTGGATTTACAGCCAATAAACCGGTAATCATGGTCATTGGCGGCAGTCTTGGCGCCGCTTCTGTCAATAAGGTTGTCCGGGAGGCCTTGCCAAAGCTCCTGGAAGATTTTCAGATTATTCATATATGTGGAAAAGAAAAAGTGGATAATCTTCTTCTCAATATACCCGGTTACAAACAGTTTGAATATGTAAAATCTGAATTAAAAGATCTTTTTGCACTCACAGATGTGGTCATTTCCCGTGCAGGAGCGAATGCGATCTGTGAACTTCTCGCGTTAAAAATACCAAATGTGTTGATTCCTCTTTCTGCAAAGAGCAGCCGGGGCGATCAGATCTTGAATGCCCGCTCGTTTGAGTCTCAGGGTTTCAGTCTCGTTATCGATGAAGATGACCTTGCCGACTCTGTTCTTGTCGAAAAAGTACGAGAAGTTTACTGTTCGCGGCAGATTTATATTGATGCGATGGGAAAAAGCGACCAACTCAGCTCAATCCAAAGTATTATGAAACTGATCAATGAAACAGTCTCATAA
- a CDS encoding DUF6382 domain-containing protein — translation MGLASGRKEEMKGNIKYRKELQRSYMIAEDCNKNLIDSYCGQMILRSNIKGLAKCEVRLTEGQREVWYEISSFHTLEQVYSVKEMSYSDLHTLLLQVITVISEVEKYLLDGRQLCFEPEYLYINMDTGKAAFLFDLTEEREESSMIKLAQFVLERVNHEETETAELAYFFYDSAGREQISVRELQDRLERNREDRQEMQETKEEKEENSYAGRKTLTGTTIDTEIEKELKFCEGMKKTDFWNSKNGKKTEAGLVSVIMALLSVAFLVLADYYFIFTNREKILWIAISSLFFVSGMIISVWGCARERREKTKDRAQGGANYDNRRDSFREETELWQWEMEKTPYTEEKFHENSSGNITEQADGRTIYVGKSLLNREYSLIERKKGAEKEYPIPSYPFLIGKEKERVNLAVKEHTVSRIHAKLTEEEGIIYIEDLHSTNGTLLNDLPLEPHERIKLKRGDLLQFGKAEFVFR, via the coding sequence ATGGGACTGGCTTCAGGAAGAAAGGAAGAGATGAAAGGTAATATAAAGTATCGAAAAGAGTTGCAAAGAAGTTATATGATCGCAGAGGATTGTAATAAAAATTTAATCGATAGTTACTGCGGACAAATGATACTGAGAAGTAATATAAAAGGGCTGGCAAAATGTGAGGTGCGGCTGACAGAAGGTCAACGGGAAGTATGGTATGAGATTAGTTCTTTTCATACATTGGAACAGGTCTATTCGGTAAAGGAAATGAGTTACAGTGATCTGCATACTCTGCTTTTGCAAGTAATAACTGTTATAAGTGAAGTGGAAAAATATTTGCTTGATGGAAGACAACTCTGTTTTGAACCGGAATACCTGTATATAAATATGGATACTGGAAAGGCTGCGTTTCTTTTTGATCTGACAGAGGAGAGAGAAGAGAGCAGCATGATAAAACTGGCACAGTTTGTACTGGAGAGGGTCAACCATGAAGAGACAGAGACAGCGGAACTTGCCTATTTCTTTTATGATAGCGCAGGCAGAGAACAGATTTCTGTGCGCGAGCTGCAAGATCGTCTGGAAAGAAACAGAGAAGACAGACAAGAAATGCAAGAAACAAAAGAGGAAAAAGAAGAAAATTCATACGCTGGCAGGAAAACGCTGACAGGAACAACAATCGATACGGAAATAGAAAAGGAATTAAAGTTCTGTGAGGGAATGAAAAAAACAGATTTCTGGAATAGTAAAAACGGGAAAAAAACAGAAGCCGGTCTTGTCAGTGTGATCATGGCTTTGTTATCAGTCGCTTTTCTTGTACTTGCAGATTATTATTTTATTTTTACAAACAGAGAAAAAATTTTGTGGATTGCAATATCGTCATTGTTTTTTGTTTCAGGAATGATCATTTCTGTTTGGGGATGCGCAAGAGAGCGGAGAGAGAAAACAAAGGACAGAGCCCAAGGTGGAGCAAATTATGATAACAGGAGAGATTCTTTCCGAGAAGAAACGGAGTTGTGGCAATGGGAAATGGAAAAGACACCATACACGGAAGAAAAATTTCATGAAAATTCATCCGGGAATATTACAGAACAGGCAGATGGCAGAACCATCTATGTAGGAAAATCGTTATTAAACCGGGAATATAGTCTGATCGAGAGGAAAAAAGGAGCAGAAAAAGAATATCCGATTCCATCTTATCCCTTTTTGATTGGAAAAGAAAAGGAACGGGTGAATCTTGCAGTAAAGGAACATACTGTCAGTAGAATTCACGCAAAACTGACAGAAGAAGAGGGAATCATCTATATCGAGGATTTACACTCCACCAATGGTACACTTCTTAATGACCTCCCTTTGGAGCCCCATGAGAGAATAAAACTGAAAAGGGGAGATCTGCTTCAGTTTGGAAAGGCAGAGTTTGTTTTTCGTTAA
- a CDS encoding sugar kinase, with the protein MAKKVVTFGEIMLRLAPEGYYRFVQAETLGATYGGGEANVAVSLANYGFDAYYVTKLPVHEIGQAAVNSLRKFGVCTDYIARGGKRVGIYFLEKGASQRASKVIYDRAGSAIAEAAREDFNWKEIFAGADWFHFTGITPALNDEVAAICLEACQAAKEAGVRISCDLNYRKKLWTKEKAGQVMAELCQYVDVCIANEEDAADVFGIHASNTDVTTGKVNKEGYKDVAKQLADRFGFEKVAITLRESLSANDNNWSAMLYDRGDYFFSKQYQMHIVDRVGGGDSFGGGLICAVLNGYDSQQIIEFATAASCLKHTIEGDYNMVSIDEVLTLAGGDGSGRVQR; encoded by the coding sequence ATGGCTAAAAAAGTAGTGACATTTGGAGAAATTATGCTTCGTCTGGCACCGGAGGGATATTATCGTTTTGTTCAGGCGGAAACGCTCGGCGCAACTTACGGAGGTGGTGAAGCCAATGTAGCAGTATCTCTTGCAAATTATGGGTTTGACGCTTATTATGTGACAAAACTTCCTGTCCATGAGATCGGACAGGCTGCAGTGAATTCTTTGAGAAAGTTTGGAGTCTGCACAGACTATATTGCGAGAGGCGGTAAGAGAGTCGGTATTTATTTTCTGGAAAAGGGTGCATCACAGAGAGCTTCTAAAGTGATCTATGACAGAGCCGGATCTGCTATCGCGGAAGCAGCGAGAGAAGATTTTAACTGGAAGGAAATCTTTGCGGGAGCAGACTGGTTTCATTTTACAGGGATTACGCCTGCACTGAATGATGAAGTGGCAGCGATCTGTCTGGAGGCATGTCAGGCGGCAAAGGAAGCAGGCGTCAGGATCTCCTGTGATCTGAATTACAGAAAAAAATTATGGACAAAAGAGAAAGCCGGTCAGGTGATGGCTGAGCTTTGTCAGTACGTGGATGTCTGTATTGCGAACGAAGAGGATGCGGCAGATGTATTTGGTATTCATGCTTCCAACACAGATGTGACGACAGGAAAAGTGAATAAAGAAGGATACAAGGACGTGGCAAAACAGCTTGCGGATCGTTTCGGATTTGAAAAAGTGGCGATTACGCTGCGTGAATCGCTTTCTGCAAATGATAATAACTGGTCGGCGATGCTCTATGACAGAGGAGATTATTTCTTCAGTAAACAGTATCAGATGCACATCGTAGACCGGGTAGGCGGCGGCGACAGTTTTGGCGGCGGACTGATTTGTGCGGTTTTGAATGGCTACGACTCCCAGCAGATCATTGAATTTGCTACAGCGGCTTCCTGCCTGAAACATACGATCGAAGGCGATTACAATATGGTATCGATAGATGAAGTATTGACACTTGCCGGAGGAGACGGGTCAGGAAGAGTACAGCGATAA
- a CDS encoding glucose-6-phosphate isomerase, with protein MGKKVTFDYAKAAPFVSENEVEMMKKLVLDAKELLLSREGAGNDFLGWIDLPEDYDKEEFARIKKAAEKIQNDSEILLVIGIGGSYLGARAAIEFLRHSFYNMVDKSIRKTPEIYFVGNSISSTYIKHLIDVIGDRDFSINMISKSGTTTEPAIAFRVLKELMEKKYGKEEAAKRIYATTDKAKGSLKSLSTEEGYETFVVPDDVGGRFSVLTAVGLLPIAVSGADIDKLMEGAQAGRKQAIEADFAENDALKYAALRNILLRKGKAVEILANYEPNVHFVSEWWKQLYGESEGKDQKGILPASVDLTTDLHSMGQFIQDGARIIFETVIDVETSREEILLHEEPVDLDGLNYLAGKSVDFVNKSAMNGTILAHTDGQVPNLIVHVPEVSEYYLGQLFYFFEFACGVSGYLLGVNPFNQPGVESYKKNMFALLGKPGYEAQREELLKRL; from the coding sequence ATGGGGAAAAAAGTAACATTTGACTATGCAAAGGCAGCGCCTTTTGTGAGTGAAAATGAAGTGGAAATGATGAAAAAACTGGTTTTAGATGCCAAAGAACTTCTTCTTTCCAGAGAAGGCGCTGGCAATGATTTTTTGGGGTGGATCGATCTTCCGGAAGATTATGACAAGGAAGAGTTTGCCAGAATTAAAAAGGCGGCAGAAAAAATTCAGAACGATTCGGAAATACTGCTTGTAATCGGTATCGGCGGCTCTTATCTTGGCGCAAGGGCGGCTATCGAATTTTTAAGACATAGTTTTTATAATATGGTAGATAAAAGTATTCGCAAGACACCGGAAATTTATTTCGTTGGTAATTCTATCAGCTCTACGTATATTAAGCATCTGATCGATGTGATCGGGGACAGAGACTTCTCAATCAATATGATCTCCAAATCCGGTACGACGACAGAACCTGCCATTGCGTTCCGTGTACTGAAGGAGCTGATGGAAAAGAAATACGGAAAAGAAGAGGCAGCGAAACGTATCTATGCGACGACAGACAAAGCGAAGGGTTCTCTGAAAAGTCTATCCACAGAGGAGGGTTATGAGACATTTGTTGTTCCCGATGATGTGGGAGGACGTTTCTCCGTATTGACAGCAGTAGGACTGTTACCGATCGCAGTCAGCGGGGCAGATATTGATAAATTGATGGAAGGGGCTCAGGCAGGAAGAAAACAGGCGATCGAGGCTGACTTTGCAGAGAATGACGCACTGAAGTATGCTGCACTGAGAAATATTTTATTGAGAAAAGGGAAAGCAGTTGAGATTCTTGCCAATTATGAACCGAATGTACATTTTGTTTCTGAATGGTGGAAGCAGCTTTATGGAGAAAGTGAAGGAAAGGATCAGAAAGGTATTCTGCCTGCAAGTGTGGATCTGACAACAGACCTTCACTCTATGGGACAGTTTATACAGGATGGCGCACGTATTATATTTGAGACAGTGATTGATGTTGAGACTTCCCGGGAAGAAATCTTGCTGCATGAAGAGCCGGTTGATCTGGACGGCCTGAATTATCTGGCAGGAAAGAGTGTGGATTTTGTTAATAAGAGTGCGATGAATGGTACAATTCTTGCACATACGGACGGACAGGTTCCTAACTTGATCGTACATGTACCGGAAGTCAGTGAATATTATCTTGGCCAGCTCTTCTATTTCTTTGAGTTTGCCTGCGGCGTCAGCGGATACCTGCTCGGTGTCAATCCGTTCAACCAGCCGGGTGTGGAAAGCTACAAGAAAAATATGTTCGCCCTTCTTGGAAAACCGGGTTATGAGGCGCAGCGAGAAGAATTACTGAAGAGATTATAA
- a CDS encoding HIT family protein, which yields MREESCIFCKIANGEIPSKTLYEDEDFRVILDLGPAAKGHALMLPKDHFADLYALSDETAAKVMKLAKKMAGIMTDRLSCDGFNLVQNNGEVAGQTVFHFHVHLIPRYKGDGQRIKIGWTPGQPSEEELEEIRKQITGQ from the coding sequence ATGAGAGAGGAAAGCTGTATTTTCTGTAAAATAGCAAATGGGGAGATCCCATCCAAAACATTGTATGAAGACGAAGACTTTCGGGTCATTCTCGATTTGGGACCGGCGGCAAAAGGACATGCGCTGATGTTACCAAAAGATCATTTTGCAGATTTATATGCGCTGTCTGATGAAACAGCGGCAAAAGTGATGAAGCTGGCTAAGAAAATGGCGGGTATCATGACAGATAGACTTTCCTGTGATGGGTTTAATTTAGTACAGAACAACGGAGAGGTGGCCGGACAGACGGTATTCCATTTTCACGTACATTTGATTCCAAGATATAAAGGCGACGGGCAGAGGATTAAGATTGGCTGGACACCGGGTCAGCCTAGTGAGGAAGAATTGGAAGAAATACGGAAACAGATTACAGGACAATAA